In Mytilus edulis chromosome 4, xbMytEdul2.2, whole genome shotgun sequence, the following proteins share a genomic window:
- the LOC139520347 gene encoding uncharacterized protein isoform X1 codes for MLKSEYLLLLISFGIKIMIFFSVLVLQKITIVAALALSLTKASHKKGLAVSDGDRRHRRCGDEKVFNNVHWWYDWHTYPWKHTLHECSHNLKHGYVPMVWGWRPDVDTPIHLLSRSKYVLGFNEPNHEKQSKMSPRDAARHWRVLQKKAHGKILVSPAVAPCASCEYGPIEWLDEFFKLCRHCRVDHIATHSYRCEASETMVYLNALWERYRKPIWLTEFACPQDKSAADQLQFMKQILPLLESADYVFRYSWFVSRNTENLFTTKAVSLLHQNSSEMTTLGKYYNDFDV; via the exons ATGCTGAAATCTGAATACCTCCTGCTTCTGATATCATTTGgaattaaaataatgatatttttttctgttttagtaCTACAGAAGATAACAATTGTTGCTGCCTTAGCTCTCTCATTGACTAAGGCATCGCATAAAAAGGGTCTTGCGGTCTCAGATGGTGATAGGCGGCATAGACGTTGTGGAGATGAAAAAGTTTTCAACAATGTCCATTGGTG GTATGACTGGCATACATATCCTTGGAAGCATACCCTCCATGAGTGTTCTCATAATCTGAAACATGGTTATGTACCTATGGTGTGGGGATGGAGGCCAGATGTAGACACGCCTATTCATTTACTATCGCGATCAAAATATGTACTTGGTTTTAACGAACCAAATCACGAGAAACAGTCGAAAATGTCACCACGGGATGCTGCAAGACACTGGAGAGTTCTCCAAAAGAAAGCACATGGCAAAATACTTGTTAGCCCAGCAGTAGCTCCATGCGCAAGTTGTGAATATGGACCAATCGAATGGCTGGACGAATTTTTCAAGTTGTGTCGTCATTGCAGGGTCGACCATATTGCAACACATTCCTATCGATGTGAAGCCAGCGAGACAATGGTGTATTTGAATGCGTTGTGGGAGAGGTACAGGAAACCAATATGGCTGACAGAATTTGCATGTCCACAAGATAAATCCGCTGCAGATCAACTTCAGTTTATGAAACAAATATTGCCTTTACTAGAATCAGCAGATTACGTGTTTCGATACTCTTGGTTTGTCAGCAGAAACACCGAAAATTTGTTTACAACAAAAGCCGTTAGTCTCCTCCACCAAAACTCAAGCGAAATGACAACTCTAGGCAAATATTACAATGATTTTGATGTTTGA
- the LOC139520347 gene encoding uncharacterized protein isoform X2, which produces MFGVLQKITIVAALALSLTKASHKKGLAVSDGDRRHRRCGDEKVFNNVHWWYDWHTYPWKHTLHECSHNLKHGYVPMVWGWRPDVDTPIHLLSRSKYVLGFNEPNHEKQSKMSPRDAARHWRVLQKKAHGKILVSPAVAPCASCEYGPIEWLDEFFKLCRHCRVDHIATHSYRCEASETMVYLNALWERYRKPIWLTEFACPQDKSAADQLQFMKQILPLLESADYVFRYSWFVSRNTENLFTTKAVSLLHQNSSEMTTLGKYYNDFDV; this is translated from the exons ATGTTTGGAG taCTACAGAAGATAACAATTGTTGCTGCCTTAGCTCTCTCATTGACTAAGGCATCGCATAAAAAGGGTCTTGCGGTCTCAGATGGTGATAGGCGGCATAGACGTTGTGGAGATGAAAAAGTTTTCAACAATGTCCATTGGTG GTATGACTGGCATACATATCCTTGGAAGCATACCCTCCATGAGTGTTCTCATAATCTGAAACATGGTTATGTACCTATGGTGTGGGGATGGAGGCCAGATGTAGACACGCCTATTCATTTACTATCGCGATCAAAATATGTACTTGGTTTTAACGAACCAAATCACGAGAAACAGTCGAAAATGTCACCACGGGATGCTGCAAGACACTGGAGAGTTCTCCAAAAGAAAGCACATGGCAAAATACTTGTTAGCCCAGCAGTAGCTCCATGCGCAAGTTGTGAATATGGACCAATCGAATGGCTGGACGAATTTTTCAAGTTGTGTCGTCATTGCAGGGTCGACCATATTGCAACACATTCCTATCGATGTGAAGCCAGCGAGACAATGGTGTATTTGAATGCGTTGTGGGAGAGGTACAGGAAACCAATATGGCTGACAGAATTTGCATGTCCACAAGATAAATCCGCTGCAGATCAACTTCAGTTTATGAAACAAATATTGCCTTTACTAGAATCAGCAGATTACGTGTTTCGATACTCTTGGTTTGTCAGCAGAAACACCGAAAATTTGTTTACAACAAAAGCCGTTAGTCTCCTCCACCAAAACTCAAGCGAAATGACAACTCTAGGCAAATATTACAATGATTTTGATGTTTGA
- the LOC139520348 gene encoding succinate dehydrogenase [ubiquinone] cytochrome b small subunit, mitochondrial-like, which produces MASNCLLRYCGGTARRLCLRPQIFKELSPSSISKNVTAKTIVLSPAMSHYFQARRGPFTPEEKQGKHMMMASTHWKIERIIAVSMLGIMPASIYFQGPFWDFMIASTVMLHGYWGVNGVLTDYLEKFIPFIHWFWYALAMAGIAGLLNFNYNDVGVTKAISLVWKL; this is translated from the exons ATGGCATCAAATTGTCTACTTCGATATTGTGGAG gtACAGCACGCAGACTTTGTTTAAGACCTCAGATTTTCAAAGAGCTTTCACCAAGCAGTATCAGCAAAAATGTCACAgcaaaaacaattgtcctgtcacCTGCCATGTCACATTACTTCCAAGCTAGGCGAGGTCCATTTACACCAG AGGAAAAACAAGGAAAGCATATGATGATGGCTTCAACTCACTGGAAAATAGAGAGGATTATAGCAGTATCTATGCTAGGAATTATGCCTGCATCAATATATTTCCAAGGACCATTCTGGGATTTCATGATAGCTTCAACTGTTATGTTACATGGTTACTG GGGTGTTAATGGTGTTCTGACAGACTACCTTGAGAAGTTTATTCCTTTTATCCATTGGTTCTGGTATGCTCTTGCCATGGCTGGTATTGCTGGACTTTTAAACTTTAATTATAATGATGTTGGTGTTACGAAAGCCATATCTTTAGTCTGGaaactgtaa